CCCCGCCCGGCAGAAGGCGATCGGGAACGCCCTGACCGACATCAACTCCAGGACGTTCACGGCCACCTTCAGCGAAGCCCTCTACTGGGCGTCCGCGGGCCTGGCCGCGGTGATCTGCCTGCTGTTCCTGCTGCCGCGGCAACCGCGGCGGCTGGGAGTGTCCTGACCGTCCCCGTCCCCGTCCCCGTCCCCCCGGCACCTGAGAGGCACCTCCACCATGCCCCGCAAGAGTTATCAGGTCATCGTCTACGGCAAGTTCGCGCCGCTCGACGACGACCAGCGCGCCAAGCTGCTGGCCGTGGCCGACCAGCACGACCTGTTCCACTCGAAGTTCACCGAGGAGGGCACGGTCACCTACGAGCGGACCCTGCTCACCTTCACCTTCCGCTGTGCCGTGAAGGCCGACGCCGAGGACAAGACCGAGAAGGTCGTCGCCGGGGTCGAGGAACTGGCCACGGCCGCCGTCCGCGGCCTCGGCGCCGATGTGCGCGATCTGCGGTCCGTCTGCACCGACCTGGAGACCATCAAGATCAAGCGGCGGGGACGATGACGCCCGAGACATTCACCGTTCTCCTTTCCGACTCCGCTGTTCGGCGGGTTTTCTCGGCCGTGGCCCTGGGCTCGTCGACCTCCGCGGAGATCCTCGCCGCGACCGGGCTCGCGGCCCCGGAGGCCGCCCCGGCCATCGGCCGGCTGCTGCGCGAGGGCCTGGTCGTCCCCCGGGGCCGGGGCCGGCTGGCGGTCGACGAGGCCGCCCTGGGTGCCGCGGCCGAGATCGCCGGACGCCGTCTGCGGGAGCAGGCGGAGGCCGAACAGCCCGATCCCGGGCTGCGCGGCTACGTCCGTGGCACGGTGCTGGTCCGGTTGCCGGAGGACGACGACGAGACCCGGCGGGCGGTGCTGGACCATGTGGCGGCGACGACCTTCGAGGCCGGTCGGGAGTACGACGAACGCACCGTGACCGATCTGCTGCGGCCGTGGTGCGAGGGCGCCGCCGTGGACCCGGTCTCGCTGCGGCGGTCCCTGGTCGACGACGGGTTCCTGCACCGCGAGTCCGGGTCCTACCGGCTCGTCTCCCTCGT
Above is a genomic segment from Streptomyces collinus Tu 365 containing:
- a CDS encoding DUF6204 family protein, whose translation is MPRKSYQVIVYGKFAPLDDDQRAKLLAVADQHDLFHSKFTEEGTVTYERTLLTFTFRCAVKADAEDKTEKVVAGVEELATAAVRGLGADVRDLRSVCTDLETIKIKRRGR
- a CDS encoding DUF2087 domain-containing protein; protein product: MTPETFTVLLSDSAVRRVFSAVALGSSTSAEILAATGLAAPEAAPAIGRLLREGLVVPRGRGRLAVDEAALGAAAEIAGRRLREQAEAEQPDPGLRGYVRGTVLVRLPEDDDETRRAVLDHVAATTFEAGREYDERTVTDLLRPWCEGAAVDPVSLRRSLVDDGFLHRESGSYRLVSLVGPGSSS